The genomic DNA GGCGTTCTCGACCAGGCCCACCGCCGTGCTGCCGTCGTGCAGGAGCGCCGCCGCCTCGGGCAGCCCCAGCCCCTGGGGAACCGCGATGAGATTCGCAGCCGCGGCCACGGCCAGTTCCGCGTTGCCGCCGGTGGTATCGGTGACGACGCGTCGGCCCTCCCAGAGGGGGTCGACGCCCTCGCCGACCGAGACCACCCGCCCGGCCACGCCGCCCCCCGGGATGTATGGCGGCTCGGGCAGCGGCGGTCCCGGGGTGATCCCGCGCCGGAGCTGCGTCTCGACAAAGTTGATCTCGGCGACCTCGACACCGACGAGAACCTGCCCCGGTCCGGCGACGGGATCCGGCGCCTCTCCGGCCACCAGCACGTCGGGATCGCCGAACCGTGTCACCCGCACCACTCGCATGTAGTTCACTCCTCTGACCTGGACTCGGTAAACGCGCGAGCCAAGCCTGGTACCTCAACTTGGGTTGAGGTCAACTCGGGACCTGTCCGGGCACGTGACCCGGCCGGGAAGGCAGGCACCCCCTGGACGGCCCCGGCGGCGGGCCGCGAGCCGTGCCCGCGCGTCTGGACGGTTCCCGGCGGGCTACGCCGAGTCGTCGCCGAAGGCCGAGGACGGTCGCGGTCTCGGAGTGGCTCCGGCGTGTTCCCGGCCCGGCGGGTTCGATTCCTGTCCCCCTCCGTTCTATTTTCGTGTTCATGGACCCACGGAGGCGTATTCCGCGCACCGACCTGGTGCTCGCCGATCCACGGTTGGCCGCGACGGCCGAGCGTCTGGGACGGTCGATCGTCAAGGACGCCGTGGCGCAGGCCCAGGAGCGCGTACGGCAGGGCGAGATCGGGCCCGAGGAGGTCGCGGACGTGGCGGTGGCGGCGCTTCCGCCGTACGCCACGAGCATGCGGCCGGTGATCAACATGACCGGGGTGCTGCTGCACACCAACCTCGGCCGCGCGTCCCTGTCTCCGGCGGCGATCGCCGCGACGGCGGCCGTCGCGGGTTCGGCGGACGTGGAGTTCGACCTGGCCACCGGGGCCCGTGCCGGGCGCGGACGGGGTGCGCTGGAAGCCCTCGTGCGGGCCGTGCCCGCTGCCGAAGACGTGCATGTGGTCAACAACAACGCCGCCGCGCTCGTGCTGGTGGCCACCGCGCTCGCCGCCGGACGGGAGATCGTGATCAGCCGGGGCGAGCTGGTGGAGATCGGGGACGGGTTCCGCATCCCCGAACTGCTGGTCTCCACCGGCGCGAGGCTGCGCGAGGTGGGCACGACCAACCGCACCTCCTACGCGGACTACGCGGCGGCCGTGGGACCGGAGACCGGGTTCGTGCTCAAGGTGCACCCGTCGAACTTCCGGGTCGAGGGCTTCACCGGCTCGGTCGAGGTCGCGGCGCTCGCGGGCCTGGGCGTGCCGGTCGTGGCCGACATCGGTTCCGGCCTGCTCGGACACGAGCCGTTGCTGCCTGAGGAGCCCGACGCGGCGGGCATGCTCGGAGCAGGGGCCGACCTGGTCACCGCCAGCGGCGACAAGCTGCTCGGCGGCCCGCAGGCGGGCCTGCTGCTCGGCCGGCGTGACCTGGTCGAACGGTGCAGGCGCCATCCGCTCGCCCGTGCCCTGCGGGTGGACAAGCTGACCCTGGCCGCGCTGGAGGCCACGTTGCGCGGGCCCGCCACCCCCCTTCACGAGGCGCTGCACGCCGATCCCGCGATACTGGGCAAGCGCGCCGGGATGCTCGCCGGCAAGCTGGCCGGGGCCGGAATCGACGCGAGAGCCGTACCGGCCGAGGCGACCGTGGGCGGCGGGGGAGCGCCCGGCGTGACGCTGCCCAGTGCGGCGGTGAGCCTGCCCGAGCGGTTCACCGTGCCGCTGCGGACCGGCGCGACCCCGGTCGTCGGCCGGGTGGAGGACGGCCGGCTCCTGCTCGACCTGCGGACCCTCCCTGCGGACCGGGACGACGACGTGATGCGGGCGATCCTGGAGGCGGACGGCTGATGCACGTCGTCGCGACGGCGGGCCACGTCGACCACGGCAAGTCCACGCTGGTCAGGGCGCTCACCGGGATGGAGCCCGACCGGCTGGCCGAGGAGCGGCGGCGGGGGCTGACGATCGAGCTCGGATACGCCTGGACGACGCTGCCCTCGGGCGAGCGGCTGGCCTTCGTCGACGTGCCCGGACACGAGCGGTTCCTCGGCACGATGCTGGCGGGGGTGGGCTCCGCGCCCGCCGTCATGTTCGTGGTGGCGGCGGACGAGGGCTGGATGCCGCAGTCGGAGGAGCACCTGGTCGCGCTGGAGGCCCTCGGCGTACGGCATGTCCTGCTCGTGGTGACCCGGGCCGACCTGGCCGACCCCGTGCCGGCGATCGGGCGGGCACGGGCCAGGATGGCCGCGATCGGCCTGGGCGAGATCGAGGCGCCGGCGGTGAGCGGCCGCACGGGACAGGGGCTCGACGAACTGCGGGAAGCGTTGGACCGGCTGGTGGCCGCGCTGCCCGTGCCCGACCCGGCGGCGCCGGTGCGGCTCTGGGTCGACCGGGCGTTCAGTATGCGGGGCAGCGGCACGGTGGTGACCGGGACCCTGCCCGAGGGGACGATCGCGGTCGGAGACGAGCTGGCGCTCCCCGGCGGGCCGGTCCGGGTCCGGGGGCTGGAGAGCATGAAGGAACCCAGGGCCTCCGTGACCGGTGTGGCGCGGGTGGCGGTCAACCTGCGCGGGCCGGGCGTCCCCGAACGGGGTCAGGCGCTGGTCACACCGGGGGCGTGGACCTGCACCGACCTGGTCGACGTGCGGCTCTCCCCGGTCGGAGCCGTTGGAACGGCCGGACCCGTCGACGAGGCCGCAGACGACGCGCCGGGAGGGGAGAGGTCCGCGCGGGCGCGGGTGCCGGGAGAACGGGGCGGGGGTGACCTGCCGCGCGGGCTGACGGTGCACATCGGGTCGGCGGCGGTGGTGTGCGAGGTGCGGCCCCTCGGCGGGCGGATCGCCCGGCTCCGCCTGGCCAGAGCGCTCCCGCTGCACGTGGGCGACGTACTGCTGCTCCGCGATCCCGGCCGGGACCGCGCCGAGGTGCGGGTGCTGGCCGGGGCGACCGTACTCGACCTGTGCCCTCCGGAGCTGCGCCGCCGGGGTGCGGCCCGGGAACGCGCGACCCGGCTCGCGCGGGCCCGGCCGGACGCGGCCTCGCTGCTCCGTACGCACCCCCTGCTCCGTGCCGGTGACCTGCTGGCCATGGGGTGTGCCCCGGAGGGAGAGCCGGTGTGCGGTGACTGGCATGCCGATCCGGCCTACTGGTCGGACCTGGGGGAGCGCCTGCCCCAGATGGTGCGGCGGTATGCCGCAGCGCACCCGCTGGAACCGGGCATGCCGGTGGAGGCGGCCCGGCACGAGCTCGGCCTGCCCGACCGGCGGCTGGTCACGGCGCTCGTACGGCGCCCGCTCACCGTCGCCGACGGCCGCCTCGTGAGCGGGCCCGCAGGCCTGCCCGAGCCGGTGGCACGGGCACTCGGACGGCTCGGCGCGGAGCTGTCCGCCCATCCCTTCCGGGCGCCGGAGGCCGGGCGGCTCGCCGAGCTGGGGCTGGGACCCCGGGAGTTGGCGGCGGCCGTACGGGCGGGGGCCCTGCTCCGGGTGGCCGAGGGGATCGTGCTGCTGCCCGGCGCGGACGTCCGGGCGGCGGCGTCGCTCGCCCGGCTGCCGCAGCCGTTCACGGTCAGTCAGGCCCGGCAGGCTCTGGACACCAGCCGCAGGGTCGCGGTGCCGCTGCTGGAACACCTCGATCGCAGAGGGCTCACCGAGCGGATCGACGAGGTCCACCGCCGGTGCCGTACGCCGTCGCCCTGAGGTTCGCCCGCCGGGTCGCGTGGGGCCGCCCGGTTACTGGACTGATTGGCGGGTACGTACTTTGACCTGGGGAAAAGCCGTCGCACTGGGGGTTGCGATGGTCGGTTGCCCGCTGGGAGCACCGTTCGGGGACGTCATCGGGACGATGTCGTTCGTCACCACCGGTCCCGGTCCGGTCGTCGCCGTCCTTTCCGCGGGGAAAAGCCGCTCCATCGCTGCTTTCGGGGAGAAGGGAGAGCGTCATGCCCGATAACAAGGGCGTCACCTACCAGGGGCCGGGCACAGTGGAGGTCGAAGCCATCGCCTACCCCGAGTTCGAGCTCAAGGACGGGCCCGGGGTCAACCCGGCCAACGTGGGACGCAAGGTCCGGCACGGCGCGATCGTCAAGGCCGTCGCAACGAACATCTGCGGCAGCGACCAGCACATGGTCCGGGGCCGTACCACCGCGCCGCGCGGGCTCATCCTCGGTCACGAGATCACCGGTGAGGTCGTCGAGGTCGGTCCCGACGTGGAGTTCGTCAAGGTGGGCGACCTGGTCTCGGTCCCCTTCAACATCGCCTGCGGCCGCTGCCGCAACTGCAAGGAGGGCAAGACCGGCGTCTGCGAGAACGTCAATCCCGACCGGCCCGGTTCGGCCTACGGGTACGTCGACATGGGTGGCTGGCCCGGTGGGCAGGCCGAGTACGTGCTCGTCCCCTACGCCGACTGGAATCTGCTGAAATTTCCGGATAAGGATCAGGCGATGGAGAAGATCCTCGACCTGGCCATGCTCGCGGACATCTTCCCGACCGGATTCCACGGTTGCGTCACCGCCGGGGTGAAACCGGGGGCGACCGTCTACATCGCGGGCGCCGGTCCGGTCGGACTTGCCGCCGCGGTGTCGGCGTTCCTGCTCGGGGCCGCCGTGGTCATCGTCGGCGACCTGAACAAGGACCGCCTCGCCCAGGCCCGCACCTTCGGCTGCGAGACCGTCGACGTCTCCCAGGGCGAGCCGAGGGACCAGATCGAGCAGATCCTCGGCGAGCCCGAGGTGGACTGCGGCGTCGACGCCGTCGGGTTCGAGGCCCACGGCCATGGGGCCCAGGCGGACAAGGAACAGCCCGCCACCGTGCTCAACTCGCTCATGGAGCTCACCCGCGCGGGCGGCGCGCTCGGCATCCCGGGCCTGTACGTGACCGGTGACCCGGGCGCCCACGACGAGGCGGCCAAACAGGGCTCCCTGTCCATCCGCCTCGGCCTCGGCTGGGCCAAGTCGCTGTCTTTCGCCACCGGCCAGTGCCCCGTCATGCGGTACAACCGCCAGTTGATGATGGCGATCCTGAACGACCGGGTGCAGATCGCGAAGGCGGTCAACGCCACGCCGATCCCGCTCGACCAGGCCCCACAGGGATACGCGGACTTCGACCAGGGCGCCGCGCGCAAGTACGTGCTGGACCCGCACGGCATGCTGGCCGGCTCCAGGTAGACCGGGAGCGGCCGGCGCCGGCCAAGGGGACACGCCTCCGGGCGTGAACGCCCCGGGACCGACGTGCCGGGGAGGAGCGGCCGGCGAGAGGCACTGGGCTGTTTTGGGGTGTTCCGGCCGCACCGGCGGGCGGCCGGAACACCCCAGGGCCCCTACCGCACCAGCTTGTCCAGGCGGATCGGCAGGTCACGGACGCGCACGCCGGTGGCGTGGTGCACCGCGTTGGCGATCGCCGCGGCGGTGCCGACGATCCCGATCTCACCGATGCCCTTGGACCCCATCGGGTTGAGGTGCGGATCGTCCTCCTCGACCCAGAACGCCGCGATGTCGGGCACGTCCGCGCAGGTGGCGATGTGATACTGGGCGAAGTCGTGGTTGAGGTAGTCGCCGAACCGGCGGTCCATGACGCTCTCCTCCAGCAGGGCCGTGGACAAGCCCATGGTCATCCCGCCGATGAACTGGGAGCGCGCGGTCTTCGGGTTGATGATCCGGCCCGCGGCGAAGACCCCGAGCAGCCGGAGCACCCGGGTCTCCCCGGTGTCGGCGTCCACGCCCACCTCGGCGAACTGCGCACCGAAGGCGTGCCGGGCGAACCGCTGCTGACCGCGGATCTCCTCTGTCGTGTCGGCGCTCGTCTCGATGCCGTCGGGGGGCACGTCGCCGCCCCGCCGGTCGAGCTCGTCCAGCAGCGCCTCGCAGGCCCGCACCGCCGCCGTGCCCCACGAGGCGGTCCCCATCGACCCGCCGGCCAGCGAGGCGGTGGGCAGCGCGCTGTCGCCGATCTCCACTCTGACCCGGTCCGGCGAGGTGCGCAGCGCGTCGGCGGCGATCTGGGTCAGCACCGTCCGGGCGCCGGTGCCGATGTCGGCCGCGGCGATCCGTACGGTGAACCGGCCGTCCGGCTCGGCCCGGACGCTCGCCTGGGACGGGCGCCGGTAGACCGGGTAGGTGGACGACGCCACCCCGGTCCCGACCAGCCACCTGCCCTGACGCCGGACCCCCGGCGTGGGGTCGCGATCGGCCCACCCGAACCGCCGCGCGCCGTCACGCAGGCAGGCCACCAGGTTGCGGGAGCTGAACGGCAGCCCGCTCTCGGGATCGGCGTCCGGCTCGTTGCGGATCCGCAGCTCGATCGGGTCGAGCCCGCAGGCGATCGCCAGCTCGTCCATCGCCGACTCCAGCGCGAACATCCCCGGCGCCTCACCGGGTGCGCGCATCCAGGAGGGGGTGGGGACGTCGAGCCGGACCAGCCGGTGGGTCGTGCGCCGGTCGGGCGCGGCGTACATCATCCGGGTGGGCACGGTGGTCTGTTCGGCGAACTCCCGGATCGTGGAGCTCTGCTCGAACGCCTCGTGCACGATCGCGCGCAGCCGCCCGTCGGTGTCCGCCCCGAGCCGTACCCGCTGGATCGTCGGGGTGCGGTAGCCGGTCACCGCGAACATCTGCTGCCGGGTCACCGCGAGTTTGACCGGGCGGCTGGTCTGCTTGGCGGCGAGTGCCGCGAGGATCACGTGCGGGTGTGGAGCGCCCTTGGATCCGAATCCCCCGCCCACGTGCGGGGAGATCACCCTGACGTTCGCCGGCGGCATGCCGAACAGCGCCGCGACGGTGTCGCGGACCAGGGAGGCCCCCTGGTTGGAGTCGTAGAGCGTCAGCCCGTCGCCGTCCCATTCGGCGACCGTCGCGTGCGGCTCCATCGGGTTCTGGTGCTCGGCCGGGGTGCTGTAGGTGGCGTCCACCACGACCGGGGCGGAGGCCAGGGCGGCGTCCGGATCGCCCTGCTCGACGTCGGCGGGGAAGTTCGGATTGACCCGGTCCGGCCGGTACATGCCCGGATGATCGGCGCGCAGTTCGACGTCGTGCCGCTCGGCGGCGTACTCCACCCGCACCGTCCGGGCCGCCTCCCTGGCGTCCTGGAGCGTCTCGGCCACCACGAGCGCGACGTACTGGCCTCGGTAGGAGACCCGGGGGGACTGCAGCACGGACAGCTCGGGATTGTCGGCGGGGGCCAGCCTGGGGGCGTTGCCGTACCAGATGGTGGTGATCACGCCGGGGCGCTTGAGGACGGCGTCGACGTCCACGGTGAGGATCTCACCTCGGGCGACGGTGGCCTGTACCGGCACCGCGTAGACCACGTCCCGCGGTGCGTACTCGTAGGCGTACCGGGCATGGCCGGTGATCTTGTCCGGGCTCTCGACCCGGTCCATCCCCGAGCCGACGGACAACGGAACCGTGGTGGTCATGAGGTCTCCACAAGGTCGGTGAGCGTACGGACCAGGACGTTGCGGGCGAGCGGCACCTTGAATCCGTTCTCCGGCAGCGGGCGGGCCTGGGCCAGCTCCGCGTCCGCGGCCCGGGTGAACCCGGCCGCGGTGGCGGGAGCCCCGCGCAGCGCCTCCTCGGCGAGCCTCGCCCGCCAGGGCACGTGCGCGATCCCGCCGAACGCGATCCGGCAGTCCCGGACCACGCCGTCGGCCACGTCCAGCGCCACCGCCACCGACACCACCGCGAAGGCGAAGGAGACCCGATCCCGCACCTTGCGGTACTTCGACCGGATCGTGGGCGGCAGCGCGGGCAGTTCCACCGCGGTGATCAGATCGCCCGGCTCCAGGACGGTGTCACGGTCCGGCTCGTCGCCGGGCAGTCGGTGCAGACCGGGCATCGGCACCTGACGCGTCCCGCTCCGCCCCAGCACGTGCACGGTCGCACCGAGCGCGGCCAGCGCCACGGCCATGTCGGAGGGGTGGGTGGCCACGCAGGCGGCGGACTGGCCGATGATCGCCAAATTGCGGTGGTCGCCTTCGATGGCCGGGCAGCCCGAGCCGGGCTGCCGCTTGTTGCACGGCTTGGAGACGTCCTGGAAGTAGGAGCAGCGGGTGCGCTGCAGCAGGTTGCCGCCGACCGTGGCCATGTTGCGGATCTGGCCCGACGCCCCCGACAGCACCGCCTCGGCCAGCATCGGGTACCGCCGCCGCACGGCCGGGTGCGCCGCCAGGTCGCTGTTGCGCACGCCCGTGCCGATCAGCAGGCCGTCGTCCGCGGTGTCCTCGACCGTGCCGGAGGCGACCCGGGTGACGTCCACCAGGGCGTCGGGTGAGACGACGCCCAGCCGCATCAGATCCACCAGGTTCGTGCCACCGCCCAGATACATGGCGTTGGGCCGTTCACCCAGCGCGGCCACCGCCGCCTGCGCGTCCGTGGCCCGCTGGTAGGCGAAGGGCCTCACGACGCCACCTCCCCGATCGCCGCGACGATGTTGACATAGGCTCCGCAGCGGCACAGGTTGCCGCTCATCCGCTCCCGGATCTCCTTTTCGTCGAGACGGGGCGAGGTGCTCACGTCCTCGGTGACCACGCTCGGCCATCCCGCGGCCGCCTCGGCCAGCATCCCGGCCGCCGAACAGAGCTGTCCCGGGGTGCAGTAACCACATTGGAAGGCGTCGTACTCGACGAACGCCGTCTGCAGCGGATGCGGCGTCTCGCCGTCGGCGAGCCCCTCGACCGTGGTGACCTCCTGGCCGTCGAGGGTCACCGTCAGGGTCAGGCAGGACTTCACCCGCCGCCCGTCCACCAGCACCGTGCAGGCCCCGCACTGCCCGTGATCGCAGCCCTTCTTCGCCCCGATCAGGTCAAGCTGCTCGCGCAGGGTGTCAAGGAGCGTCTCCCGCGTGTCCACGGTGATCGGGTGCTCGGTCCGGTTGACCGACAGCCGGAGGTCCGCCGTGACCGGGGTCGGGGCATCCCATCGTGTCGTATCGGATTCGTCATTCATGGCGCTTCTTTACCCGGTTGCCTGTCATGCATTTCCCCGCTTTCGCCAACAGACGTTTGACCTTTGCCGAACGTCGGCGCCGGCTCGGTTTGAGAGCCGCGTGGAAGGGGACGAGGGGAAGCTGCGATCGGTGAGGTCCGTCCCAGGTCAGACCTGATCCTCAGAGGTCCGAGGGCTGGGAGACCGGCCCGACATGGGCGCCGTCGAGCGCCACCGCCCGCCGGTTGGGCACCGCTCCCTGCCAGGCGGGTGAAGCGGCACCTGTCGCTCCGGCCCCACAGGATGCGACCCGCCTATATGTTGCCGAAACGTTACAGCGGGTGGAACGTTTCGACGCTTGCTCCGCATCGCGAGACGTCTTTTAATGCGGCAAGCTGCGCAAATTTCAGCACAAAATATGAAATTTGATAGTTGGGCGATGGAATTTCATCGGAAGGAGTGGCTGGGGCGCAGCCGTCGCAGCGGTGGGAGTCTCGCCCACCGGAAGACCTCATCGATACGAGGAGCGATTCACCCATGCGAAACTGGCGAAGCGCGGCGGCCGTCACCGCCCTGCTCCTGACCGCGGGCTTGACAGCCCCCGGAACGCAGGCGGCGCTGGCCGCCGGAGCGGCCGTCGCGGAGGAGCACACCGCCTCGGACGTCCATCTGTTCTACTACCCCTGGTACGGCAGCCCGGCCGTGTCCGGCGGCTACCGGCACTGGCAGCAGGGCGGCCACACCCCGCCCGGCGACGTGGGCGCGGACCTCTACCCCACGCTCGGCCCCTACGACTCCGGGGACTTCGCCGGCGCGGTGACGCAGCACATGCGCTGGATCCAAAGATCGGGCGCCGGGACCATCGTCTTCAGCTGGTGGGGACGGGACTCCTACGAGGATCGGCTCGCCACCGGAGTCCTCGACGCGGCGGCGCGATTCGGGATCAAGGTCGCCTGGCATCTCGAACCCTACGCCGGCCGTACGGCGGCCTCGACGGTGGCCGACATCGCCTACATCAACTCCCGCTACGGGAGCAGCCCGGCGTTCTACCGCGACGCCGAGCACGGCGACCGCGGTGCCTTCTACGTCTTCGAGAGCCTGCGGATCGCCGACTGGTCCGCCCTGGACCAGGTACGCGCGCACAGCATCGTGCTGGCGCAGACCACCGACACCAGCAAGGTCGCGCACTTCGGCGGGATGTACACCTACGACGCGATCGCCGGCGCGACGGCCCCGGGCTGGAAGCAGGCGAGCGACTTCTGCAGGGCGAACGGCCTCGTCTGGGCGCCGTCCGTGGGACCCGGCTACGTCGACGACCGGGCGGTTCCCGGCAACACCACACCGACGCTGAGCCGCGACAACGGCGCGACCTACGACCTGGAGTGGCGCAACGCGCTGGCTCCGGCCACCGGCGGATCACCGAGCTGGGTCTCCGTCACCTCGTTCAACGAATGGCACGAGGGGTCGGTCATCGAACCGGCGAGTTCCACCCCGCCCGCGGGACTCGGCTACCAGACCTTCGCGGGGGCCTACGGCACGACGGGCGCCGCCGCGGAGACCGCCTATCTCGACCGGACGGGGTACTGGGTCGACCAGTTCGCCGGGGAGGTCACACCACCCGCCCCCGACCTGGCGGCGGGCCGGGCGATCACGGCGAGCAGTGCCACCGGCGGCTACCCCGCGGCCAACGCCAACGACGGCGACCCCGGCTCCTACTGGGAGAGCCTCAACCACTCCTTCCCGCAGTCCATCACCGTCGACCTGGGCGTGGTGAGCAGCGTCGGCAAGATAGTCCTCAGGCTGCCGCCGTCGCCGGCCTGGGGCGCCAGAACCCAGACCCTCTCGGTCCTGGGCAGCCAGAACGGCTCGGCCTACTCGACGCTCTCCCCGTCCGCCGGCCGTACCTTCGACCCGGCCACCGGTAACACCGTGACGATCACCTTCCCCGCCACCACCCAGCGCTACCTCCGGCTGACCGTCACCGGCAACACCGGCTGGCCCGCCGGGCAGGTCGCGGAGTTCCAGGTCTTCCGCGGCTAGAGAGGGCCCGTGGCGCGCCGGTGCGGCGCGCCACGGGCCGTGGCTCACCTGGTGAGGGTGAGCGTGTCGACGTCGAAGAGGTAGCCGCCGCCTCCGAGGTAGACGAGGAAGAGAGGGCCGGTGGCCGATCCGGTGAGGGAGGTGGAGACGTTCTGGAAGGTTTCCCAGCCACCGGTGTTCGGTACGGTGACCGTGCCGAGGAGGGTGCCGGTGGCCGATCCGGAACGGATCTGGATGGTGCCGCCGGACCCGGCGGAGGAGATACGGGCGCTGAAGGCGGTGGCGCCGGTGGTGGTGACGGTGGAGTAGCCGGTCCAGTCGCCGTTCTCGATGTATCCGGCGGTCTTGCCGCCGCTGGCGGAGGCGTGGTCGGCGGGCTGGACGCCCGAGGTGGAGGTGTAGGACTCCGCCTCGGCCGTGGTGGCCGTTCCGGTGACGAAGGTGAAGGCGTCCACGTCGAACAGGTTGCCCGAGCCGGTCGGGCCCTTGAACACCAGGAACAGCGTGGTGGTTGCGGCGGGTGCGCCGGCGACGTTCGTGGTGACGTCGGTGAAGGTCTCCCAGCTTCCGGTCACCGGTACGGTCGCCGTGCCGAGGAGGGTGCCGGTGGCGGAACCCGCCCGCACCTCGATGGTCCCGCCCGCTCCGGCCGAGGAGACCCGGAAGGACGCGCTCCTGACGTCGGACAGCAGGTAGGGCTGGAAGGAGATCCAGTCACCGTTGTCGATGAACCCGGCGGTCCGGGCGCCCTCGGCGGCGGCGTGGTCGGCCAGTTGGACGCCGGACTGCGCGCCGAAGTGCTCGGCCTGCCGGTGCCGGGGCTGCAGCACGCGGATGCTGTGCGTGGTCAGGCCGCCGGCGTCGGTGTACTCCGCGTCGAAGACGCCGTAGACGTTGGCCGCGACGTCGTGCTCACCGTCGATCGGCACCGCGATGCTCCCGGAGCAGCCGTTCTTGGAGGTGATCGCGTGGCGGTGGCTGTCGTGGCCCAGCAAGTAGGTGACCTTCACCTTGGCGCAGTCGACGGTGCCGTCCTCCGGGTCGCTGACGCCGACCTGGAAGGGGACGGTGTCCCCGAAGGAGAACGGCCGGCCGTCGCCGGGGGTGGTGAGCGAGACGGTCGGCGCGCTGTTGCCGACGGTCACCACGACGCTCGCGGTCCCGGTCAGCCCGGCCGGGTCGGTGACCGTCAGGGTCGGCGTGTAGGTGCCGTTGACGGTGTAGGTGTGGGCCGGGTTGGCCTGGGTGGACGTCCCGCCGTCGCCGAACCTCCACGAGTAGCTGAGGGCACCGCCCTCGGGGTCGGAGCTGCCCGCGGAGGAAAAGGAGACGGCCAGCGGGTTGGGACCGGAGGTTCTGTCCGCGGCCACCTTGGCGACGGGGTTGCGGTTGGTGCCGCCGATGTACTCGATCCGGTAGAGCGCCTGGTTGTCGCTGCCGGTGCCGTAGTCCAGCACGTACAGCGCGCCGTCCGGGCCGAAGGCCATGTCCATGACCTGGGTGCCCGTCCACGGGAACGCCGAGATCTCACCGGGGGAGCCGTCGGACTCGACCTCGATCGCCTTGATCCAGCGCCTGCCGTACTCGCCGGCGAAGTAGCGGCCGTTCAGCGAGGAGGGGAACTTGACGCTGGAGTCGAGGGCCGCGTCGTAGCGGTAGACCGGTCCGCCCATCGGCGACTCCGAGCCGCCGCCGAACTCCGGTGGTGAGCCCGCGTCGCCGTACTTGATCCAGCTCGACTTGGCCGCGGGGAGCGTGGCCAGGCCGGTGTTGCGGAAGGAGTTGTTCGCCGGGCCGCCCGCGCAGTCGTACTTCGCACCGGAGGGGCCGCTGGGGAAGGTGTACTCGTTGTAGGTCTCGGCGGTGGTGTTGGTGCCCGTGCAGTACGGCCAGCCGTAGTTGCCGGGCGCCGTGATCCGGTTGAACTCCACCTGGCCGCCGGGACCGCGGCCGGCGTCGGCCGCGCCCGCGTCGGGGCCGTAGTCGCCCAGGTAGACGATGCCGGTGGCCTTGTCGACCGACATCCGAAACGGGTTGCGGAGACCCATCGCGTAGATCTCCGGCCGCGTCTTCGCGGTGCCGGGCGCGAAGAGGTTGCCCGAGGGGATGGTGTAGCCGCCGCCGGGCTGCGGCTTGATCCGCAGGACCTTGCCGCGCAGGTCGTTGGTGTTGCCCGAGGAGCGCTGGGCGTCGAACTGCGGGTTTCGGTTGGTCTGCTCGTCGAGGGGCGAGTAGGAGTTGGACTCGAACGGGTTGGTGTCGTCCCCGGTCGTCAGGTACAGGTTTCCGGCCGCGTCGAA from Streptosporangium sp. NBC_01756 includes the following:
- the selA gene encoding L-seryl-tRNA(Sec) selenium transferase; this encodes MDPRRRIPRTDLVLADPRLAATAERLGRSIVKDAVAQAQERVRQGEIGPEEVADVAVAALPPYATSMRPVINMTGVLLHTNLGRASLSPAAIAATAAVAGSADVEFDLATGARAGRGRGALEALVRAVPAAEDVHVVNNNAAALVLVATALAAGREIVISRGELVEIGDGFRIPELLVSTGARLREVGTTNRTSYADYAAAVGPETGFVLKVHPSNFRVEGFTGSVEVAALAGLGVPVVADIGSGLLGHEPLLPEEPDAAGMLGAGADLVTASGDKLLGGPQAGLLLGRRDLVERCRRHPLARALRVDKLTLAALEATLRGPATPLHEALHADPAILGKRAGMLAGKLAGAGIDARAVPAEATVGGGGAPGVTLPSAAVSLPERFTVPLRTGATPVVGRVEDGRLLLDLRTLPADRDDDVMRAILEADG
- a CDS encoding SelB domain-containing protein; protein product: MHVVATAGHVDHGKSTLVRALTGMEPDRLAEERRRGLTIELGYAWTTLPSGERLAFVDVPGHERFLGTMLAGVGSAPAVMFVVAADEGWMPQSEEHLVALEALGVRHVLLVVTRADLADPVPAIGRARARMAAIGLGEIEAPAVSGRTGQGLDELREALDRLVAALPVPDPAAPVRLWVDRAFSMRGSGTVVTGTLPEGTIAVGDELALPGGPVRVRGLESMKEPRASVTGVARVAVNLRGPGVPERGQALVTPGAWTCTDLVDVRLSPVGAVGTAGPVDEAADDAPGGERSARARVPGERGGGDLPRGLTVHIGSAAVVCEVRPLGGRIARLRLARALPLHVGDVLLLRDPGRDRAEVRVLAGATVLDLCPPELRRRGAARERATRLARARPDAASLLRTHPLLRAGDLLAMGCAPEGEPVCGDWHADPAYWSDLGERLPQMVRRYAAAHPLEPGMPVEAARHELGLPDRRLVTALVRRPLTVADGRLVSGPAGLPEPVARALGRLGAELSAHPFRAPEAGRLAELGLGPRELAAAVRAGALLRVAEGIVLLPGADVRAAASLARLPQPFTVSQARQALDTSRRVAVPLLEHLDRRGLTERIDEVHRRCRTPSP
- the fdhA gene encoding formaldehyde dehydrogenase, glutathione-independent; translated protein: MPDNKGVTYQGPGTVEVEAIAYPEFELKDGPGVNPANVGRKVRHGAIVKAVATNICGSDQHMVRGRTTAPRGLILGHEITGEVVEVGPDVEFVKVGDLVSVPFNIACGRCRNCKEGKTGVCENVNPDRPGSAYGYVDMGGWPGGQAEYVLVPYADWNLLKFPDKDQAMEKILDLAMLADIFPTGFHGCVTAGVKPGATVYIAGAGPVGLAAAVSAFLLGAAVVIVGDLNKDRLAQARTFGCETVDVSQGEPRDQIEQILGEPEVDCGVDAVGFEAHGHGAQADKEQPATVLNSLMELTRAGGALGIPGLYVTGDPGAHDEAAKQGSLSIRLGLGWAKSLSFATGQCPVMRYNRQLMMAILNDRVQIAKAVNATPIPLDQAPQGYADFDQGAARKYVLDPHGMLAGSR
- a CDS encoding xanthine dehydrogenase family protein molybdopterin-binding subunit, yielding MTTTVPLSVGSGMDRVESPDKITGHARYAYEYAPRDVVYAVPVQATVARGEILTVDVDAVLKRPGVITTIWYGNAPRLAPADNPELSVLQSPRVSYRGQYVALVVAETLQDAREAARTVRVEYAAERHDVELRADHPGMYRPDRVNPNFPADVEQGDPDAALASAPVVVDATYSTPAEHQNPMEPHATVAEWDGDGLTLYDSNQGASLVRDTVAALFGMPPANVRVISPHVGGGFGSKGAPHPHVILAALAAKQTSRPVKLAVTRQQMFAVTGYRTPTIQRVRLGADTDGRLRAIVHEAFEQSSTIREFAEQTTVPTRMMYAAPDRRTTHRLVRLDVPTPSWMRAPGEAPGMFALESAMDELAIACGLDPIELRIRNEPDADPESGLPFSSRNLVACLRDGARRFGWADRDPTPGVRRQGRWLVGTGVASSTYPVYRRPSQASVRAEPDGRFTVRIAAADIGTGARTVLTQIAADALRTSPDRVRVEIGDSALPTASLAGGSMGTASWGTAAVRACEALLDELDRRGGDVPPDGIETSADTTEEIRGQQRFARHAFGAQFAEVGVDADTGETRVLRLLGVFAAGRIINPKTARSQFIGGMTMGLSTALLEESVMDRRFGDYLNHDFAQYHIATCADVPDIAAFWVEEDDPHLNPMGSKGIGEIGIVGTAAAIANAVHHATGVRVRDLPIRLDKLVR